The region CGCACCTGCCGGCCCTGGAGAAGGACCTCTCCAAGCCGGTCCTCACCGCCAATCAGGTCACGGTCTGGGAGGCCCTACGCCTCGCCGACCGCAAGGTGAACGCCCCCACCCTGGGCACCCTCTTCACAAAGGAGCCCATCATCCAGGTGTAACGCCCCCGGGGGTGTGCACTTCGTCTGCGGCTGGGTGGGGGGCCCATCGCGCAGTTCCCCGCGCCCCTGAAAGCCCCTGGCACGCACCTTTCAGCCTGTCCGGCGTTTGAGGACGAGCCCTTCGGGTGATGCGGGGGCCCGGGGGGCGCAGCGCCCCCTGGCGGGGTTGAAGGGGCGGCGGGGCGAGAGACTCCCGGCCCGCGTACCGGGGTGCGGTGCCGGGAATAAGCGGGGACTGTCTCCTGTTGGCGCTCGGAGGACAGCAACACGTACGCAACAGGAGGCACCCCGGTGGACGACACGGACGAGATCCGAGGCACCGCGCAAGGCACCGCGCCCGTACCCCTCTCCGTACTGGACCTGGTCACGGTGGGCGCCGGCCGCACCGCGACCGACGCCCTGCGCACCAGCGTCGCCATCTCCCGCCTCGCAGAGTCCCGCGGCTTCCACCGCTACTGGGTCGCCGAACACCACTCCATGCCGGGCGTGGCCTCCTCCTCACCCGCGGTGATCCTCGCCCACCTCGCCGCCCACACGACCCGCATCCGCCTGGGCTCGGGCGGCGTCATGCTCCCGAACCACGCCCCCCTGGTGATCGCGGAGCAGTTCGGCACGCTGGAAGCCATGGCCCCGGGCCGAGTGGACCTGGGCCTGGGCCGAGCCCCCGGCACCGACGGCGCCACGGCCGCAGCCCTCCGCCGCACCGACCGCCTGAACGAGGGCGCCGACGACTTCCCCGAGCAGCTCGCGGAGCTGGCCCGTTTCCTGGACGACGACTTCCCGGCCGGTCACCCCTACGCCCGCATCCACGCGGTCCCGGGCCCCGTCCAGTCGACCTCCCCGGGCGGCGTACAGTCCCCGCACCGCCCCCCGATCTGGCTCCTCGGCTCCTCCGGTTTCAGCGCCCGCCTGGCCGGCGTCCTCGGCCTCCCCTTCGCCTTCGCGCACCACTTCTCGGCCCAGAACACGATCCCGGCGCTGGACCTCTACCGCGAGTCCTTCCGGCCGAGCGCCGTGCTGGACGCCCCGTACGCCCTGATCGGCGTCTCCGCCCTCGCCACGGACGACGAGAAGGAGGCCCGCCGCCAGGTCAGGGCCGCGGCCCTGAACATGGTCCGGCTGCGCACCGGCCGCCCGGGTCTCGTCCCGACCCCCGAGGAGGCGGAGGCGTACGACTTCAGCCCGATGGAACGTGAGTTCGTCGACTCCTGGAACGCCAACGTCATCCACGGCACCGCGGACGAGGTCCGCGCCGGCCTCGACGACCTCCAGAAGCGCACCGGCGCCGACGAGCTGATGCTCACGGGTAACGCCCACGGCGGCGACGTACGCCTGCGCTCGTACGAACTGATCGCGGACGTGTACGGGCTGCCGAAGGCGGACTAGCGCCCGTTCGCCGTCGAGCTCTCTGTCAGAAGCTCTCCGTCAGGAGCTCGCCGTCAAGAGGGCGGAGATACGATCCGGCGCCACCGGGCGGGAGTACAGCCAGCCCTGCCCGGTGTCGCAGCCGATCCCGCGCAGCCGGGTGGCCTGGGAGGCGGTCTCCACGCATTCGGCGGTGACCGTCAGGCCGAGCCGGTGGGCGAGTTGGATGAGGGCCTCGACGATGACCTCGTCGGCGGGGTTGGGGTGGGCGCCGCCGTCGGGCCCCTCGTACTGGAAGCCGCGGACGAAGGAGCCGTCCAGCTTCAGGACGGAGACCGGCAGGCGGCTGAGGTAGGCGAGGTTGGAGTAGCCGGTGCCGAAGTCGTCGATGGCGATGCGGACGCCCATGTCGCTGAGGGACTGGAGAGCCTGGAGAGGCCGCCCGGCCGAGCCCATCACCGCCGACTCCGTCAGCTCCAACTGGAGCAGATGCGGGGCGAGACCCGTCTCCGCGAGGATCTCCGCCACGTCCGCGACCAGGTCGGAGTCCCACACCTGCCGTACGGCGACGTTGACGCTGACGAAGATCGGCGCCGCGTCCGGGTGGTCCAGCTGCCAACGGCGGGCCTGGCGGCAGGCCGTGGCCAGTACCCAACGGCCCAGCTGCACGATCGAACCGTCTTCCTCGGCCAATCCGATGAACCGATTCGGCGTCAGCGTGCCGAACTGCGGATGGTTCCAGCGGACCAGCGCCTCGACCCCGCGCACCCCGCCGTCCTCCATGCCCACCAAGGGCTGGTACTCCAGGGCGAATTCGTTCCGGTCGATCGCCGCCCGGAGCGTGGAGGAGAGCGCCTGACGGGTCATCCGGTGGGCGTTGCGCTCCGGGTCGAACAGCGTCCAGCGGCCCTTGCCGTCCGCCTTCGCCCAGTACAGCGTGGTGTCCGCGGCCTGCATCAGATGGGTCGCGGACGTCCCGGCGGCGCGCCGCTCGACGACCCCGATCGACGCGGAGACCGACAGCCGTTGCCCCGAGAGGTCGAAGGGCGCCTGCAGTGACTTCAGGACGGACTCGGCGAGGTCGGCCAACTGGTCCGTCCCTGTCGAGTCCTCGACCAGCAGGGCGAACTCGTCGCCGCCCAGCCGGGCGACCAGGGGAGTGGCCCCCCGGGCGTAACCCGCCTCGTCGGCGCAGCGCGTCAGCCGTTCGGCCACGGCCGCGAGCAGCCGGTCGCCGACCCGGTGGCCGAGCGTGTCGTTGACCGCCTTGAACCCGTCCAGGTCCAGATAGCAGAGCCCGATCCGGCCGGTGCCGCCCTCCTCGTACGCCTCCGCCTCCAGGGCGGACGAGAGCCGCTCGAAGAACAACGTGCGGTTGGGCAGCCGGGTCACCGGGTCGTGCATCTGCAAGTGCCGCAGCCGCGCCTGGAGTTCACGGCGGGCGCTGATGTCTGCGATGGACAGCAGCACCGCCTCCTCCTGCGCGGGCAGCGGAGCGACCGTCACCTGCACCCAGAGCGAGTGCCCGTCGGGGTGCTTGAGGCGACGGGTGCAGCGCAGCCGGGCCTGCCGGCCGCGCAGTACCTCGCGGTACGCGTGCCAGGTGCGGGCGTCGGAGGCCAGATCCACCAGATCGGCCGCGATCCGCCCCACGAGCGCGCCCGATCCGGTGCCGCACAGCGCGCCGAGCGAATCGTTGGCGGTGACGACCAGACCCTCGCGGTCGACCACGGCCATCGGAAGGGGCGCGGCGCCGAAGGCGGCACGGAACGCACCGGGAGATGTCGAGGTCCCGGCGGGTGGGACGAGCGCCGCATCGGGGACGGACTCGGAAATGCCAGGAATTGACTCGGGCGTGTCGGAGATGGACTCGGGCGTGTCGAGGGGGGACTCAGGCGTGTCGAGGGGGGACTCAGGCGTGTCGAGGGTGCCGAGGGGTGTTTCCGCCGGGGCGTACGAGCCGGGAGAGGCACCGGCGCAGGGGGATGCGCCGGGGGGTGAAACAGCGGAGACGGATGCGCTGGGAGGCACCCCGGCGTACGTACGAGGAGACGTACGCGGAGATGTGTCGATGTGACGCTCTGTGACGGCCGACCGGATGAGATCTGCCGTGGGCGTCGGCCCTTCGGACGTTCCGCTCACCGCTCGCTCCCGCAGTGCACTCGTTCTTCGTATGGGTCTCTCGGGTGGTCGGCCGGTGCTGGACGGCCGAACAAGCCGTGTCCGTGCAGGAAAGTGTGCCGATCATAGAGGCTGGTTCCGGAGCCTTCCAGCCACAGTCCAGTGTCCCGGAACAACCACCGGTTCTGACAGATCGTTTCTGCCTGGATCTGGACCGGTTCCTGCGCCTGGCGATCACATGTGACGTTCCGTGAGTGTTCGGGGTGTCGTTCGGGGTTTCGGCTGCTCACGGCTCCTCACTCTTCTGGTGCAGGCAAACAGGGCGAAGTGTCACGAACTATCCCAGGCTGGGTGCGGTGTCCCGAAAACCGCATCCGGAGGTCGACGTGCCGCGTCAGCGCCCCCTGAAGGGTCTCGCCCGAGAGGCCCTGTGGCGTCGAAGCCGTGATGTGCCGCGGGTTCCTGACGTCCTGACGGTTCTCGGCGTGCCGCGAGTCCTCGCTCGTCCGGGTGCGCGTCGGGCCTTCGCCCGTCCGGGTGTGCCGCGCTGGCGCAGCACCGCGGCCGTGTTCACCTCCATGTCGGCGCTGGCCGCTACTTCCCTGATCACGGGCCCCGCGCTCGCCGAACCCCTCTTCTCCCCCTGCGCCCTGAAGCGGACCGAGGCCCACCACTCGGAGGGCTTGGACACCTGGAACGCCGACTATCCGCGCCCCACCCGCCCCCTCGACGCGGTGCTCGTCTATCTGTCCTTCCCGGACTCCCGGCCCCGCACCACGCCCGCCGAACTGACCGCCGACTACTTCCCGGCCACCAGCCAGTTCTTCGAGCGCGCCTCGTACGGCAAGTTCACACTGCGCCCGCATCCGCAGCGCGACTGGATCCGGATGCCGCACACCTCCACCTCGTACGCCATAAAGCGCGACTGGAACGCCGCGCGGCGCGGCGACTATCTGCGTGACGCGGTCGCCGCGGCCGACCGGCAGGTCGACTTCTCCCGCTACGACATCGTCTACTTCGTGGCCGACCCGGACGCGCCGGGCGTCGACTCCGACGCGACGAAGGTCGTCAACCTCGACACCCCCATCGAAGCCGACGGCAAGGACATCCGCCGCGTCGTCACGGTCTTCGAGAAGCACCCGCCGGACCACCTCGTCCTCGCCCACGAGACGGGGCACGTCTTCGACCTGCCCGACCTCTACCACCGCCCCACCGACGGCAAGGGCGAATGGGACACCTACGTCGGCGACTGGGACCTCATGGGCAGCCAGTTCGGCCTCGCCCCCGACCTGTTCGGCTGGCACAAGTGGAAACTGGGCTGGCTGGAAACGCGCCAGGTGGCCTGTCTGCGGGAGCACGGGACCACGAGGCTGACGTTGGAGCCGCTGGGGTCGGGTCCGGTGACGGGCGGGGCGGGGACGGCGGCATCAGGAGCGCCGGTTTCCGTCGCGAGCGCCCCTGCCCTGGCCGGTCCGGCACCGGCTTCGGGCTCCGGGAGACCGCCCTCGGACTCGGAGGGCTCCGCCTCGGGTCCCTGGGGCTCGGTTCCCGGTCCCGGGGGGTCCGCCTCGGGCTCCGGGGCGCCCGTCTCGGGCCCCGTCTCCGACCCCGTCTCCGGGGGGTCTGTCCCGGGCTCCCGGGCGCGGACCTCGGCCCTCTCGGCCTCGCGGGCGGTCCTGCCCACCTCGGCGCCGGGGGCGCGCATCTTCGGTTCCGGCCGCGGTACCAAATTGGCGGTCGTCCGTACGGGTCCCGACAGTGCGCTGGCCTTCGAGGCGCGCACCTCGACGGGCAACGACGGCGCCACCTGCACACAGGGCATCCTGATCTACCGCATCCGCAGCGAGGCCGACTCCGGCGACGGCCCGGTCGAGGTCATCGACGCCCACCCGCACTCCGAGTCCTGCTGGGGTGAATCGGTCTACCCGCCCCTGGCGGACGCGCCCGTCGGACTCGGGGAGAGTTTCACGGTCCCCGGCGAGAAGGTGCGCGTCGAGGTCGAGGACCGGACGGCGTCCGGGGCGTGGACGGTGAAGATCACGACAGGCTGAGCCCCTCGCCCGCGCGGAGCCGGGCACGCAAGAAGCCCCTCGCTTTCGCGAGGGGCTTCTCACCGTCTGTGCGCCGCCAGGGACTCGAACCCCGGACCCGCTGATTAAGAGTCAGCTGCTCTAACCAACTGAGCTAGCGGCGCCTGCTGACGTCGTAGACCTTAGCATCCTGATCGGCGGGAGGAAAAATCGATATCCGCACCGCGGCGGAGGCGGCCGTGCGGGCCGCCCGGACGGCCGCCCACACCAGGATCTCGGGCCCCGGAAGCCACGGATGCCGGGTGTCGGGGGCCACCAGCCAGCGGGACGCGAGGTGGGCGACGGGGCTCAGGGCGGGCACGGTCACGGCGTCGCCGACCCCGTGGCAGAGCAGCGGAGGAATGGCGTCGACGCGCCCGGATTCCCCCGACTCACCCGCCCCCCACTCCTCCCACTCCAGGAGCGACGGCAGGCGCTGTGCGGTGCCCGGCGCGCTGAACAGCAGCATCCGCCCGCGGTGCACGGCCACCGGGCCGGAGCCCGGCCCCTCGTCCCACATCCGGTCGAGCATCCGCCGGCCGAAGATCGTGGGTACGTTGACGATGTCGAAGGCGGTGCCGCAGGGCAGGACGACCGGGGCGGTCGGGCGTTCCTCCCAGAGGGTGAGGGTGCTGCGCGGATACGTTCCTGCCGAGGCGAGCCAGGCGGCTCCGTCCGGGGTGACGCCGGAGACGTCGAACCGGTCGGGCAACGGGGCGGCGGAGCTTGCCGAATTCCGTGTGCTGCTCATGCCTGTCAGATCTACCGTCGGTAAGCATCCGCCCCCTGAGAGTTGTGAGAACCCGGGACAGAACGCCGGGGAGAGGAGTACCTTGCCCCCTGGCATATGCCAGGCTTCTGGGCTGTCAGGGGCGCGGTGAACTGCGCGACAAGCCCGGGCGGCGGGGGCGACGGAACCCGGCGGCTACACGGAAACGAACGGCTCACGCATGGTCGCCCACCCCATGCCCGAGCCCCCGCCCGTCCCCCTCGACCCCTCGCAACAGATCCCGCCCGAACTCGACCATCTTCTTCGCATAGTCCTCGGTCCACTCGGCCCGCTCGGCGATCGCAGCCGGCGTAAGCCGGTCGAACCGCCGGGGGTCAGCCAGCTGCGCGGCGGCGATCGCCTGGAACTCCAGCGCCCGATCGGCCGCGGCGCGAAACGCGAGCGTCAGCTCCGTGGCCCGCGCCAGCAGCGCCCGAGGATCGTCGATCGACTCGAGATCGAAGAAGTGCTCCGGATCACCGGCCGCCTCCGCGGGCTCGAAGAGCAGGGGCGCGGGGCGTAGCCGCGGTTCGTTCCGACGCGGCGTGGGCTCCGCCATGTCTTCTCCTCCTCGTACGGTTCAGGGGCCCGCTTCGTGGGTGGGCCACCGTCCATTCTCCCCCGTCCGCGCAAGTAGGCCCGTGTGAGCGGACCCGCACAACCGTGCAAGCCGGACCCACGGCCGCCACCCATGGATCCGCTGTGGATCCGAGGTGGATCTACGGTCGCCACACCACCCGATGCTCCGCCAGATGCGACAGCACCGCGTGATTGGCCTCCCAGCCGTCGGGAAACTTCACCGTGACCCCCAGCTGCACCGGCTCCGTCGACGGATGGTCGTCCAGCAGTTCCGTCACTCCCGCCCGGCACACCACGATGCACGCGTGCCGATGCCGCGAGGCGAGGACGCACAGCCGCCCCGTCTCCAGGTGGAACGCGGTCGCGTCGGGCCGCCCGGACAGCGGATGCAGCACCACGGTGACGTCGAACTCCCGCCCCTGAAGCCGATTCGCCGTGTCGACGGTGACGTCCGCGACCCCGAGGTCGGCGAGCGCCGCCCGTACGGCCGCCGCCTGGTCCCGGTGCGCCGTGCCGACGGCGATCCGGTCGGCGGTCAGGGGTACCGGTTCCTCCGCCCGCTCCGAGGTGGCCGCACCGCCCCGGTCCAGCAGCCGTCGTACGACCTGGGCCACCGCCCCTACCGCCTCCGGGTCCGTACGCGGCGTGTGCCGGGCGGGCAGCTCCAGCAGCCCCCAACCCGCCTCCGCCGCCTCGTCGATGACCCGGTCGGGACCCGAACCGTCCGACGCCACAGCGAACTTCAGCCGCCGGTCACCATGGCCGGTGCCGCTGCGGAACGGCGTGTATGGGTAGAACGCGTCCGAGACGAGCGGCGCCGCGGAGGCCGGCAGCCGCCAGGACACCGGGAGGCGGTGCTGCGGCAGGTCGGGGTTGTGGGCGAGCAGTGTCGTCACCGCGGACGCCGACGGGTCGTACGACAGCCCCGCCCACTGCTCCGAGCCGACGATCGCGAACGGGTCCAACTGCCCGGGGTCGCCCACGAACAGAGCCCGCTCGAAGAGCCCCGCCACGGCCAGCAGCGCGTCCGACCGCATCTGGTAGGCCTCGTCGACGATCGCGTGCCGCCACGGCTCGACCCCCTTGACGTGGGCCCACTTGGCGGCGGTCGAGACGACCACGTCCAGTCCGGACAGATCGCCGGCCTTCGTGGACTTGCGGACGTTCGGCAGGTCGTCCAGAGCCTTGTCGTAGGGGTCGGGATCGCTGCTGTGCAAGCGGCCTACCGGCAGCTCCCCGTTCTTCTCGGCGAGTCGCAGCACCAGGTCGTCGACCTGGGCGTTGGTCTGCGCGATGACCATCAACGGGCGCCCGGCGGAGGCGAGTTCGAGCGCCGCGCGGACGACGAGGGTGGATTTCCCGGCGCCCGGGGGAGAGTCGACCACGACGCCGCGGTGCGTGCCGTGCAGGGTGTCGTTCAGGATGGCGTCGGTGGCGCGGCCGGCCGCGGCTCCGGGATCGAAGGCCGTGGTCACAGGATGTCCTCCTCCGTCACCGGGTCCGGCCGCGGTACCGCGTCCGGCTCGCCCGGCGGTCCGCCGTGCGTCCACGGGGTCTCCTCCGGGTCGGGCAGCTTCGCGCCGCCCCGCTGCTCGTGCTCGAAGAGAGTGAAGCAGAGGAGATCCCCCTTCTCCGGCACGGAGCCGGTCTCGGGTTCCTTGCCGCGCCCCATCTTGTCGACGATCCGCAGGACCACCAGCCCGTCGCCCTCCGATGACTCCTCGTACCCGACGAACTCGGCCGCCTGCGGCTTTCCGCCCAGCGACCGGTACACCTTCGTCCGCTCCCCGAGGTGCGGCCGGTCGTCCGTGCGCACGGTCACCAGGGGGCGGGGGCTCGGCCGCTTGCTCTCGCTGTACGCCATGACGACGTCCGTGACCTCACCCGCGAAGGCCTCGCCGACCAGCCGCCGCCCGGCCATGACCAGCGGATCGTCGAGGGCTTCCTGCGCGTCCAGGCGGCCCTGCTCGCGCTCGCGCGTGGCCAGCTTGTTCGCGGCGGTGACCGCGTCGTCGCGGCGTGGCTGCGGGGGCTCGCCCGCGGTGATCCGGTCGCGGTGGCCGGTGAACGACCAGCGGTCACGGGTCCACCGGTCGGCCGCGTGGGTGCCCTCGGGGAGCGTCCGCAGCAGGTCGAGGCCGCGCCACACCGCGTCCCAGGTGGGCCGGGTGATCTGCTCGACGAGGGTGCGGATCTCCCGCTCGGCGGCGGTGAGTTCACCGAGCCGGTCGTCCGCCTCCAGGCCGTCCTCGGCGGCGGCGAGGGCGGTCCGCGCGCGGTCGTAGCGCTCGATGGCGGGAGCGAGCAGTTTGTTGTCGAAGGCGGGGTCGGTGGCCGGTCCCGCGGGCGGCCACACGAGCTGTCCCCGGGCATCCCGCCGCAACTCGGCCCGCAGCGCGGCCTGCGCGCCCGACGCACCCTCCGGGGGGTCGATCCAGGCGAGCAGCGCCCCCAGGTGCTGGTCCTCCAGGCTGCTCTGGCCGGTCGCCCAGTGCCGCGACAGCACGTCGGTGAGGGCGAGCAGCAGGGCGGAGCCGGGCACCCGGGCCCGCTCCCCGAAGTGCGTCAGCCACCGCCCGAGCAACGGCACCCGGGGCGGCGCCGGATGGGGCGCCTCGGGCTCCTGCTCCGCGGTGCGCCGAAACCGCATGGAGCGGCCGAGGAGCCGTACGAACTCCACACCCGCGCGGCTCGGCACGATCAGCTGCGGGGCGTCCGCGCACAGTTCGACCTCGACCTTGACGCGCTTGCCGGTTTCGGGATCGGTCTCGCTGCGCTCGGCTGCCTCGACGTCGTCGGCATAGGTGTCCACGTACGGCAGTACGACATCGGCCAGCTCCGCGAGGAACGCGAACCGCAGGTCGCGGTCCCGGGGTTGGGGCACGACCAGCAGGCGGGGCGCGTCCCGGTCCGTGCCGACCAGTGCCCCGAGCGGGGCCCCGGCCTCACCCGCGGTGGTCAGCGGTACGAACACCAGGGGCCGCTCGGTGAGATGCCGGTGGCGCACGGTGGCGACGGGCTGGGCCCGCCCGCTCTCGACGGCCTCCAGCCGGGCGAGGGTGGCGATCAGCGACAAGGGGCCACCTCCGGGAGGACTTCGCCGGCCGGC is a window of Streptomyces mirabilis DNA encoding:
- a CDS encoding EAL domain-containing protein, coding for MSGTSEGPTPTADLIRSAVTERHIDTSPRTSPRTYAGVPPSASVSAVSPPGASPCAGASPGSYAPAETPLGTLDTPESPLDTPESPLDTPESISDTPESIPGISESVPDAALVPPAGTSTSPGAFRAAFGAAPLPMAVVDREGLVVTANDSLGALCGTGSGALVGRIAADLVDLASDARTWHAYREVLRGRQARLRCTRRLKHPDGHSLWVQVTVAPLPAQEEAVLLSIADISARRELQARLRHLQMHDPVTRLPNRTLFFERLSSALEAEAYEEGGTGRIGLCYLDLDGFKAVNDTLGHRVGDRLLAAVAERLTRCADEAGYARGATPLVARLGGDEFALLVEDSTGTDQLADLAESVLKSLQAPFDLSGQRLSVSASIGVVERRAAGTSATHLMQAADTTLYWAKADGKGRWTLFDPERNAHRMTRQALSSTLRAAIDRNEFALEYQPLVGMEDGGVRGVEALVRWNHPQFGTLTPNRFIGLAEEDGSIVQLGRWVLATACRQARRWQLDHPDAAPIFVSVNVAVRQVWDSDLVADVAEILAETGLAPHLLQLELTESAVMGSAGRPLQALQSLSDMGVRIAIDDFGTGYSNLAYLSRLPVSVLKLDGSFVRGFQYEGPDGGAHPNPADEVIVEALIQLAHRLGLTVTAECVETASQATRLRGIGCDTGQGWLYSRPVAPDRISALLTASS
- a CDS encoding AAA domain-containing protein translates to MTTAFDPGAAAGRATDAILNDTLHGTHRGVVVDSPPGAGKSTLVVRAALELASAGRPLMVIAQTNAQVDDLVLRLAEKNGELPVGRLHSSDPDPYDKALDDLPNVRKSTKAGDLSGLDVVVSTAAKWAHVKGVEPWRHAIVDEAYQMRSDALLAVAGLFERALFVGDPGQLDPFAIVGSEQWAGLSYDPSASAVTTLLAHNPDLPQHRLPVSWRLPASAAPLVSDAFYPYTPFRSGTGHGDRRLKFAVASDGSGPDRVIDEAAEAGWGLLELPARHTPRTDPEAVGAVAQVVRRLLDRGGAATSERAEEPVPLTADRIAVGTAHRDQAAAVRAALADLGVADVTVDTANRLQGREFDVTVVLHPLSGRPDATAFHLETGRLCVLASRHRHACIVVCRAGVTELLDDHPSTEPVQLGVTVKFPDGWEANHAVLSHLAEHRVVWRP
- a CDS encoding bifunctional DNA primase/polymerase, which codes for MSSTRNSASSAAPLPDRFDVSGVTPDGAAWLASAGTYPRSTLTLWEERPTAPVVLPCGTAFDIVNVPTIFGRRMLDRMWDEGPGSGPVAVHRGRMLLFSAPGTAQRLPSLLEWEEWGAGESGESGRVDAIPPLLCHGVGDAVTVPALSPVAHLASRWLVAPDTRHPWLPGPEILVWAAVRAARTAASAAVRISIFPPADQDAKVYDVSRRR
- a CDS encoding M6 family metalloprotease domain-containing protein — encoded protein: MSALAATSLITGPALAEPLFSPCALKRTEAHHSEGLDTWNADYPRPTRPLDAVLVYLSFPDSRPRTTPAELTADYFPATSQFFERASYGKFTLRPHPQRDWIRMPHTSTSYAIKRDWNAARRGDYLRDAVAAADRQVDFSRYDIVYFVADPDAPGVDSDATKVVNLDTPIEADGKDIRRVVTVFEKHPPDHLVLAHETGHVFDLPDLYHRPTDGKGEWDTYVGDWDLMGSQFGLAPDLFGWHKWKLGWLETRQVACLREHGTTRLTLEPLGSGPVTGGAGTAASGAPVSVASAPALAGPAPASGSGRPPSDSEGSASGPWGSVPGPGGSASGSGAPVSGPVSDPVSGGSVPGSRARTSALSASRAVLPTSAPGARIFGSGRGTKLAVVRTGPDSALAFEARTSTGNDGATCTQGILIYRIRSEADSGDGPVEVIDAHPHSESCWGESVYPPLADAPVGLGESFTVPGEKVRVEVEDRTASGAWTVKITTG
- a CDS encoding LLM class flavin-dependent oxidoreductase; the protein is MDDTDEIRGTAQGTAPVPLSVLDLVTVGAGRTATDALRTSVAISRLAESRGFHRYWVAEHHSMPGVASSSPAVILAHLAAHTTRIRLGSGGVMLPNHAPLVIAEQFGTLEAMAPGRVDLGLGRAPGTDGATAAALRRTDRLNEGADDFPEQLAELARFLDDDFPAGHPYARIHAVPGPVQSTSPGGVQSPHRPPIWLLGSSGFSARLAGVLGLPFAFAHHFSAQNTIPALDLYRESFRPSAVLDAPYALIGVSALATDDEKEARRQVRAAALNMVRLRTGRPGLVPTPEEAEAYDFSPMEREFVDSWNANVIHGTADEVRAGLDDLQKRTGADELMLTGNAHGGDVRLRSYELIADVYGLPKAD